A window of Longispora fulva contains these coding sequences:
- a CDS encoding DeoR/GlpR family DNA-binding transcription regulator — protein MNRHERLSALLDILATQGQVEIEEAAERLGMSAATVRRDLDQLAAQQLVTRTRGGAVANQVSYDLPMRYKSARHVPEKERIAAAAAALVKRDMVVALNGGTTTTAVARAIATSPALADPGGGQVVTVVSNALNIASELIMRPNVRVVATGGVALPQSYELIGPLATRIISELTFDIAFLGVDGIEPAFGASAHHDGEASINHLMAELARQVVVVTDSSKLMRRSFARICHTREVNLLITDRDAPADAVRAFEDLGVTVITV, from the coding sequence GTGAACCGTCACGAACGGCTGAGCGCCCTGCTGGACATCCTGGCGACCCAGGGCCAGGTCGAGATCGAGGAGGCCGCCGAGCGGCTCGGGATGTCCGCCGCGACCGTGCGCCGCGACCTCGACCAGCTCGCGGCCCAGCAGCTCGTCACCCGGACCCGGGGCGGGGCCGTGGCCAACCAGGTGTCCTACGACCTGCCGATGCGGTACAAGTCGGCCCGGCACGTGCCCGAGAAGGAGCGGATCGCGGCCGCGGCTGCCGCCCTGGTCAAGCGGGACATGGTCGTGGCCCTCAACGGTGGTACCACCACGACGGCCGTGGCGCGGGCCATCGCGACCAGTCCGGCCCTCGCCGACCCGGGCGGCGGGCAGGTCGTGACCGTGGTCAGCAACGCGCTGAACATCGCCTCCGAGCTGATCATGCGGCCGAACGTCCGGGTGGTCGCCACCGGAGGCGTGGCGCTGCCGCAGTCCTACGAGCTGATCGGGCCCCTGGCGACCCGGATCATTTCCGAGCTGACCTTCGACATCGCGTTCCTCGGCGTGGACGGGATCGAGCCGGCGTTCGGGGCGTCGGCGCACCATGACGGGGAGGCGAGCATCAACCATCTGATGGCGGAGTTGGCCCGGCAGGTCGTCGTGGTCACCGACAGCTCCAAGTTGATGCGCCGGTCGTTCGCCCGGATCTGTCACACCCGCGAGGTGAACCTGCTGATCACGGACCGCGACGCGCCGGCCGACGCGGTGCGCGCGTTCGAGGATCTGGGAGTCACGGTGATCACTGTCTGA
- a CDS encoding ABC transporter substrate-binding protein has protein sequence MLRRRVLAGLATAALLAMAGCSSASDKGGDVTLTYGVWDKNQVPAMEKIAGEFTKAHPTVTVKVELTPSKEYWTKLQTSVTGGSAPDVFWMNAPRFGLYASSGVLAPMDKKADLSKYPKSLVDTYNWQGKQYALPKDYDTIGLWYNKALFDAAGVKYPDDSWTWDTLTEAAKKLTDPAKGQFGIAAPAYSQENYYNTIFQAGGSVVSADKKKSGYDDAATVKGLQFWVDLINKQKVSPTVQQMSDTEPTQLFTSGKVAMMYGGSWEAVGFAKDDTLKGKIDVAVLPKGDQRAVVIHGLGNVVYAKSKHPKEALEFATFLGSEQAHKIQAETGTVIPAFEGTQQTWVSSMPQYQLKIFLDEVAYAKPYPISKNTAAWADQERKLLPTAWDGSRDLAGVSKELAAGMNAALAKE, from the coding sequence ATGTTGCGGAGAAGAGTGCTGGCGGGCCTGGCCACGGCCGCTTTGCTGGCGATGGCGGGCTGCTCGTCGGCGTCGGACAAGGGCGGCGACGTCACCCTGACGTACGGGGTGTGGGACAAGAACCAGGTCCCGGCGATGGAGAAGATCGCCGGGGAGTTCACCAAGGCGCACCCGACCGTCACGGTGAAGGTAGAGCTGACGCCGTCCAAGGAGTACTGGACGAAGTTGCAGACCTCCGTCACCGGTGGCAGTGCCCCCGACGTGTTCTGGATGAACGCGCCCCGCTTCGGCCTCTACGCCTCCTCCGGGGTGCTCGCGCCGATGGACAAGAAGGCGGACCTGTCCAAGTACCCGAAGTCGTTGGTGGACACCTACAACTGGCAGGGCAAGCAGTACGCGCTGCCGAAGGACTACGACACCATCGGGCTCTGGTACAACAAGGCGCTGTTCGACGCGGCGGGCGTGAAGTACCCCGATGACAGTTGGACCTGGGACACCCTGACCGAGGCGGCGAAGAAGCTGACCGACCCGGCGAAGGGGCAGTTCGGCATCGCGGCGCCGGCCTACAGCCAGGAGAACTACTACAACACGATCTTCCAGGCCGGCGGCAGCGTCGTGTCGGCGGACAAGAAGAAGTCCGGCTACGACGACGCTGCCACGGTCAAGGGCCTGCAGTTCTGGGTGGACCTGATCAACAAGCAGAAGGTGTCCCCGACCGTGCAGCAGATGTCGGACACGGAGCCGACCCAGCTGTTCACCTCGGGCAAGGTCGCCATGATGTACGGCGGCTCGTGGGAGGCCGTCGGCTTCGCCAAGGACGACACCCTCAAGGGCAAGATCGACGTCGCGGTACTGCCGAAGGGCGACCAGCGCGCCGTCGTCATCCACGGCCTCGGCAACGTGGTGTACGCCAAGAGCAAGCACCCGAAGGAGGCCCTGGAGTTCGCGACCTTCCTCGGTTCCGAGCAGGCGCACAAGATCCAGGCCGAGACGGGTACCGTGATCCCCGCCTTCGAGGGCACCCAGCAGACCTGGGTGAGCTCGATGCCGCAGTACCAGTTGAAGATCTTCCTCGACGAGGTCGCCTACGCGAAGCCCTACCCGATCTCGAAGAACACGGCGGCGTGGGCCGACCAGGAGCGCAAGCTGCTGCCGACCGCGTGGGACGGTTCCCGTGACCTGGCGGGCGTGTCCAAGGAGCTGGCCGCCGGCATGAACGCGGCGCTGGCGAAAGAGTGA